Proteins encoded together in one Streptomyces umbrinus window:
- a CDS encoding CYTH and CHAD domain-containing protein, giving the protein MVQSMRETERKYAVPSSSDTSWLSDASWLSRLARVEGVTAVVDRGAEELDAVYYDTADLRLSGTSATLRRRTGGSDAGWHLKLPLPGDSREEIQSALTDADADAAADTDTYAVPDAMLDLTVSRTRGVRLTPVVRIRSTREVRHLVDAEGTLRAALNIDMVRAESLRAEGRRTAWNEVEVELAEGADPALLDAVDRKLRKKGIARAQSPSKLARALDETAPAARAVGADQSGDLDLNPGSAGEQVLAYVREQIRILTALDPAVRRDRPDSVHKMRVACRRLRSCLRTYRSVLDRDVTDPIRAELKWLAGELGAERDQEVLMERLTHRIHVLPDELVLGPVVARLQTWNVARGTESRQRTLDALGSRRYLTLLDSLATLVEQPPLRAKARKKAGKVMARAVLKEYDRLAGRMAPALDLSPGPKRDVALHEARKAAKKVRYAGEVARPALGKPAKRLGKRVKAVQKVLGDHQDSVVARGTIRDQAVTAQAVGEAGFTWGLLYGTEQAVAHAREREVPAAWESASAPALRKRLRQ; this is encoded by the coding sequence ATGGTCCAGTCGATGCGCGAGACAGAACGAAAGTACGCCGTCCCTTCGTCCTCCGACACGTCCTGGCTGTCCGATGCCTCCTGGCTGTCCCGGTTGGCGCGTGTGGAAGGTGTCACGGCGGTCGTCGACCGGGGCGCCGAGGAGTTGGACGCGGTCTACTACGACACCGCCGACCTTCGCCTGTCCGGTACTTCGGCCACGCTGCGCCGCAGGACCGGCGGCTCCGACGCCGGGTGGCATCTCAAGCTGCCGTTGCCGGGCGACAGTCGGGAGGAGATCCAGTCGGCTCTGACCGACGCCGACGCCGACGCCGCTGCCGACACGGACACGTACGCCGTCCCGGACGCCATGCTCGACCTGACCGTCTCCCGCACGCGCGGGGTACGACTGACCCCGGTGGTTCGTATCCGCTCGACCCGCGAGGTGCGGCATCTTGTCGACGCCGAGGGCACTCTCCGTGCCGCGCTGAACATCGACATGGTTCGCGCGGAGTCCCTGCGCGCGGAGGGCAGGCGTACCGCGTGGAACGAGGTGGAGGTGGAGCTGGCCGAGGGCGCCGATCCAGCTCTGCTGGACGCCGTGGACAGGAAGCTGCGCAAGAAGGGCATCGCTCGCGCGCAGTCCCCGTCGAAGCTGGCCCGGGCCCTCGACGAGACGGCGCCCGCCGCCCGAGCCGTTGGCGCCGACCAGTCCGGCGACCTGGACCTGAATCCCGGTTCGGCCGGCGAGCAGGTCCTCGCGTACGTGCGCGAACAGATCCGAATCCTCACCGCCCTGGACCCGGCTGTACGACGCGACCGGCCCGACTCGGTGCACAAGATGCGTGTCGCCTGCCGCCGTCTGCGCAGTTGTCTGCGCACGTACCGGTCGGTCCTGGACCGCGATGTCACGGACCCGATCCGGGCCGAACTGAAGTGGCTGGCGGGCGAGTTGGGCGCCGAGCGCGATCAGGAAGTACTGATGGAGCGCCTCACCCACCGGATCCATGTCCTGCCCGATGAGCTCGTTCTCGGGCCCGTCGTGGCGCGGCTGCAGACGTGGAACGTCGCCCGTGGCACCGAGTCCCGTCAGCGCACTCTCGATGCCCTGGGCTCGCGCCGCTACCTGACCCTGCTCGACTCCCTCGCCACGCTGGTGGAACAGCCTCCGCTGCGGGCCAAGGCCCGCAAGAAGGCCGGCAAGGTCATGGCCAGGGCCGTCCTCAAGGAGTACGACCGCCTGGCCGGGCGCATGGCCCCCGCTCTGGACCTGTCGCCCGGCCCGAAGCGCGACGTGGCGCTGCACGAGGCCCGCAAGGCGGCGAAGAAGGTGCGCTACGCGGGCGAGGTGGCCCGTCCTGCCCTCGGCAAACCGGCCAAGCGTCTGGGCAAGCGGGTCAAGGCGGTGCAGAAGGTCCTCGGCGATCATCAGGACAGCGTGGTCGCCCGCGGCACGATCAGGGATCAGGCCGTGACGGCCCAGGCGGTGGGCGAAGCCGGCTTCACCTGGGGTCTGCTGTACGGCACGGAGCAGGCCGTCGCCCACGCCAGGGAACGGGAGGTGCCCGCGGCGTGGGAGAGCGCCTCGGCGCCCGCGCTGCGCAAGCGGCTCCGTCAGTGA